The DNA sequence TTCTAGAAAAATGTGTAAAAATCACCACATTGtgtaagacaaaaaaaaaaatcatttaagaTAGGGATCTTGGGGATCCATGaatcatattcgttcatcgtacatcgtgcgattataaattattttaaatatttttatttaaaattaatacaatcagtacctgacaaaaactgactgCATGATGTACaataaatgaaaataatttacgAATGGATTCTCACCAAAATAATCCAAAGAGAATCCCGTAGGTATCTAGATAGCCAGCACACTTGTTTTTGAATTCTGTAATTTTTtaccaagaaaaaaattattttcatactccTCTTTATTTGTGTGTCTCTACGTAGCCATGTGCGGGGATTGAGATAAGAAGAGAGGGGTATGAAACAAGCTATGAAGGTCAGAGGGTAACCAAACAGTTAGTCAACAACACTTTCTAGAAAATTCTTGCTCTATTTTAATATTTGCTATACTTTTCAGTTTCATTACAGTTCACAAACCTCAGTTGTGTCAATATGGACTATCTAGCTAGCCTTGAAAGTTTGCGTATATATTAATGTACACAAAATATTCAACAAAATGCCTCATGTTTGCAGAAGATAACTTGCTTGTGAAGGTAGAAGCTAGAAACTCATGGAATGAATGAGAAATATTTCGCCTGCAGTTCGGAGAAAATCGTTAATAATTAGTAGGTTATCGCTAGCCTACCATACAATAAAACCAGAAATATTCACATCTCTGATTCTCATTAAGACATGTTCAACTGGTTATTCAGGTATCTTATTTATTAATctgtaaaatttatatgaaaaatgCTAACCAGAATATCAAAAGGAGTTGCAAACCTTTCCGGCATTAATTTTCTAATAAATTGATGAAATATGCAGATAAACTCCATCAAAGTATGTAGAAGCAGGCGTAGCAACATAGATGCTAGCCGTCGCAACTAGCAACAaccttagagcaactccaccattGGAGCCCTCCTCccaggcaatccactattcaatccaccctgtgaacagtaactgtcataatgaacagtaactgctttttgcatctccacccttccACTTGAATAGCCCtagcaataggcaataaaatatttattattttttttttttacaaaataatactaaataaatttttttgtaatttcggataagatattttaattcgttctcgttgcgccacgtgtcatttacccaaaacgactattattggtcatagatttcgataagatttttatccaatgtcatcgtgccacgtgtcgttatcttttcagaatctttgaggatagatttcgatcagatattttaaatcgttctcgttgcgccacgtgtcatttacccaaaacgactattattggtcatagatttcgataagatttttatccaatgttatcgtgccacgtgtcgttatctttttagaatctttgaggatagatttcaatCAGATTTTAAATCGTTTTCGTTGCGtcatgtgtcattatccgaaaagataattattggtgatggatttcgataagatttttattcaATGCCGTCGTGCCACCtgtcgttatcttttcagaatcttttaggatagatttcgataagatttttaatgaaTGATGGCATGCCACGTGACACTTTCTACAACCTAATCATTTcagaatcctccatataatccatcatccatcctttttaatctcacaccaattttctcaatatctctatcattattcatagtttctcaAAAATctatatcattattcatagtttctacttacaatgtcttcttcttcaagcatcatgtgggaaatcgatcaagaagaggaagaattgtttaaccaatctgaaagaatgttcaatctccatatagcccaaaatgagaaggatgaggatgaggagcgGAGAAGGAGAGATGATGAAGCAAGAATGGCCAGAGACTCACATTCTCATCAAGTCATCCAAGTTGTGGCTCAGATATGCAGGCCCACCCGTTCCGAAAACCTTGATAAAAGCAGGCAACAACGAGGTGAGGAGAtgttggacgattattttgtccataatagtgcatttcctgatacgtacttcaaacgtcgttttagaatggaacgacatttgttcaacaaaatcatgattccTGTTTGCAatcatgattcttactttgtgcaaaagaaggatGCTTGTGGTGCTATGGGTCTCATTCCCGAGCAAAAACTTACTGCTGT is a window from the Malus domestica chromosome 16, GDT2T_hap1 genome containing:
- the LOC139193025 gene encoding uncharacterized protein, with amino-acid sequence MLAVATSNNLRATPPLEPSSQAIHYSIHPVNTQNEKDEDEERRRRDDEARMARDSHSHQVIQVVAQICRPTRSENLDKSRQQRGEEMLDDYFVHNSAFPDTYFKRRFRMERHLFNKIMIPVCNHDSYFVQKKDACGAMGLIPEQKLTAVLRCLRLEQLQTKWMR